CCAACACGCAGGTGTCGCGGCTCCGGAGCGCCGACCCCGACACCATCATCGCCACGACGTACGTCGCCGGCGGCGTCCTGCTCGCACAGGCGTTACAGGACCAGGACTACCGGCCGCCGTACCTGACCGCCTCGGCGTCCGCGACGTTCACCGACGACGACGCCGTCAGCGACATCGGTGAGTTCGCGAACGGCGTGCTGGACAACAACTACGCGCTGAACCCGACGGTCGACAAGACCGCCGAGGTGCGCTCGCAGTTCCTCGACAACTACGACCAGGAGTTCTCGGCGTCGGTCGGGATGTCCTACACCGCGGCCGAGGTCATCATTCAGGCGGTCGAAGAGGCCGGCAGCGTCGACCCCGACGACATCAACGAGGCGCTCATGGGGCTCAGCTACGAGGACCACATCTCCGCGATGGGCGCAATCGAGTTCGACGACCAAGGCGAGAACGTCAACGCGCTCGGGCCGGTGAACCAGGTCCAGGACCTCTCGGTCAGAGTGGTCTACCCCGAGGAGTACGCGGAGGCCGAACCGCAGGTCTAACCGCGACCCGCGACCGCCGTCACGTCAACGAACCGTCTCGAAAGATAGCCACCTTTTATGGGGGTTGCCAACAATTCCCGAGCGTAGAAACCGCATGGGACACCTAGTCACATCGGTCGCGCCGCTGCCGCTCCAGGGCGGTGGCCTCGGCCGATTCATCGACCCGTTCGCACAGTTCCTGACCGACATCACCAATCTGGAGCCCGTCCTCCTGCAGCTGATCGCGTTCGGCCTCCTGCTCGGGGGCGTCTACGCGCTGACGGCGCTGGGGCTGACGATGATATTCGGCGTGATGGACGTCATCAACTTCGCCCACGGCATCTTCCTCGTCGTCGGGATGTATTCGGTGTGGTTGGTCTCCGAGACGGCCGGCATCAGCCCGTTTCTCGGCATACCCATCGCCGCCGCGGTGCTGTTCGCCCTCGGGGTGGTCGTCCACATACTCACGGTCGAACCCATCATCGAGGCCCCCCAGCAGAACCAGCTCATCGCCACGCTGGGCGTCCTTTTCATCATCCAGTCGGCCATCGAAATCGTGTTCACGCCCGACCCCCAGCAGGTCGAACTGTCGCTCGGGTCGGTGCAGGTCGGCGACGTGTTCATCCCGCTCGGACAGTTCTACGCGCTCGTCATCGCGCTCGGGACGATGCTCGCCGTGCGGGCGTTCCTGAACCGGACCGACCTCGGCCGGAAGATTCGCGGCACGGCCGACAACCGCGACGGCGCGCGCTACGTCGGCATCAACGTCCGCCGAATCAACTACCTCACCTTCGGCATCGGCGCGGCGTTGGCCGGCGTGGCCGGCGGCTCCATCGCGCTGTTCCAGCGGTTCGACCCCTTCACGGGCGAGACGTACCTCATCAACGCCTTCGTCATCGTCATCCTCGGCGGCCTCGGGTCGTTCCCCGGCGCGTTCGTCGGCGGCCTCATCGTCGGGATGATTCAGGTGTTCGGGGGCTACTACCTCCCCGGGACCACCGCGCAGGTGCTCATCTTCCTGCTTTTCATCGGGACGCTCCTCGTCAAGCCCGAGGGCCTCTTCGGAGGTGCTGAGGCGTGAGCGCAATCGAGTCCGTCCGCGACCGCTACCGGACGTTCGACGACCAGCGGTACGCCCCGCTGGTGAAGGGCGTCGGGCTGTTCGGCCTGCTCGCGGCGCTCCCGACGATTATCGAAATCGACGTCGCCGGGATGGAACTCGCGGCGCTGTTGAGCCTGAAAGTGCTCATCCTCACGGTCATCTACGCCTACACGGCGCAGGCGTGGAACATCATGTCCGGCTACACCGGGCAGTTCTCGTTCGGGCACGCGGCGTTCTTCGGCGTCGGCGCGTACGCCACGCAGGCGCTCGTCGTCGATTTCGCGGTGAACCCGTGGGTCGGCATGCTCGTCGGCGGCGTGATCGCGGCGGGGTACGGCCTCGTCATCGGCGCGCTGTCGTTCCGCTTCAACCTACAAGGCCACTACTTCGCGCTGGCGACGCTGGCGTTCGCGGAACTGCTCCGCTTCGTCGTCACCAACATGTCGGAGCTCCGCGGGGCCAACGGCTACTTCAAGCCGTTCCCGCGCGACTACGGCGCGGAGTACGGCCTCGTCGCCTTCCAGTTCCAGAACGACCTGCCGTACTACTACCTCATCGTCGGCTTCCTGCTCGTCGTGACGCTCGTCTCGTGGGTCATCAAGAACTCGTGGGTCGGGCTGTACTTCTTCGCCATCCGCGAGGACGAGCGGGCCGCCGCCAGCGTCGGCGTGCCGAGCTTCCGGTACAAGCTCATCGGCGTCGCCGTCAGCGCCTTCTTCACCGCCCTCGGCGGTGCCTACTGGTCGATGTACTTCAACACCATCCGCCCCGACACCGTGTTCGCGCTGTTCAAGAACGTCGAACTGCTCCTCCCCGCCGTCGTCGGCGGCCCGGGAACGCTTTTGGGCCCCATCGTCGGCTCGTTCATCGTCACGCCGGTCAGCGAAATCGCGCGGACGACGTTCTCCGACATCAACGGCCTCGACCGCATCATCTACGGCGCGTTCCTCGTGGCCATCGTCATCTACTCGCCGCGCGGCGTCGTCAGTTGGCCGAGTCAGGCGCGCGCCCTCTGGACCCGCGTCCGCGGCGACGAGGAGGTGAGCGAGTGATGTCGGCAGACGAGACGAACGCGCAGAGCGTCGACGACCCGGACGCCGACATTGACCGCGACGGCGAGCGGATTCTGTCGGTCGAGGGCGTCGGCAAGCGCTTCTCCGGCCTGCAAGCGCTCGACGACGTGGACATGACCGTCAACCGCGGCGAGATTATCGGCCTCATCGGGCCGAACGGCGCGGGCAAGACCACGCTGTTCAACTGCATCAGCGGGGCGTTCCCGCCGACGAGCGGGACCGTCAGACTCGACGGCGAGGTCATCTCCGGCCTCCCGGCGCACAAAATCGCGCGGGCGGGGCTGGCGCGGACGTTCCAAATCACGCGTCCGCTGGAGGAGCTGACCGTCGTCGAAAACGCGATGGTCGGCGCGCACATCCACACGCGCCGCCGGAGCGAGGCGCGCGAAATCGCCATGGAGAACCTCGAATTCGTCGGGCTCGCGGACAAGGCCGAGGAGGAGGCGGGCGAACTCACCGTGGGCGCACAGAAGCGCCTCGAACTCGCCCGCGCCGTCTCGACGCGGCCGGAAATCCTGCTTCTCGACGAGATTATGGCGGGTCTCACCCCGTCGGAGTCGAACCAGATGCTCGACCTGTTCCGCCAACTCCGCGAGCGCGGGACGAGCCTCCTCATCATCGAACACGACATGAAAGCCATCATGAACATCTCGGACTACGTGAAAGTGCTTGACCAGGGGAAGGGCATCGCCTTCGGCGCGCCCGAGACGGTGGTCGAAGACGACCGCGTCATCGAGGCCTACATCGGGGGGTTCGACGTCGATGCTTGAACTGCGCGGCGTCCGCGCCGGCTACGACGACATCGAGGTGCTCCACGGCGTCGACATGCACGTCGACGAGGGCGAAATCGTCGCGCTCATCGGCTCGAACGGCGCGGGCAAGACCACGACGATGCGCACCATCTGCGGCATCCTCTCACCGAGTCACGGCGAGATAACCTACCGCGACGAGGCGATTCACTCGAAGGCGTCCCACGAAATCGTCGAGCGCGGCATCGTGCAGGTCCCGGAGAACCGCGACCTGTTCACCAACATGACCGTCATCGACAACCTGCTTCTCGGCGCGCAGACCGAGGAGGCGAAGGCGCACCGCGAGGAGAACCTCGACGAGATGCTGGAGCTGTTCCCCCGGCTCGCGGAGCGCAAAAACCAGCGCGCCGGCACCATGTCCGGCGGAGAACAGCAGATGCTGACCCTCGCTCGTGCGCTCATGGGCGAACCCGACCTGCTCATCCTCGACGAGCCGTCTATCGGTCTCGCGCCGCACCTCGTCCAAGAGGTGTTCGACGTCATCGAGGACATCCACGCGCAGGGCATGACGGTGCTCATGGTCGAACAGAACGTCCAGCAGACGCTCAAGCTGGCCGACCGCGGCTACGTCATGGAGAACGGCCGTATCAGCATGACCGCCGACGGCGACCAACTCCTCGAAGACGAGGGCGTCGTCGAGGCGTACCTCGGGGTGTGAGATGGCCGACGAAGCGCTCGCGTCGTTCGTTTCCGACCTCGACCGGGCCGACCTTCCCGGGTCGGTCGCAAACCGCGCGTCCCTCGTCGTCGCCGACACCATCGGGGCGGTGCTGGGCGGCGCGTCGGACCCCGCGGTCGCCGCGTTAGCGCGCCGCTGGGCCGACGAGAACGGCGGCGAATCGACCGTCATGGGAACCGCGGGCGAGCGGACCACCGCGTACCGCGCCGCGTTCGTCAACGCGGCCGCCGGGAGCGTCCTCGAACTCGACGAGGGCCACCGCTTCGCGGCCGGTCACCCGGCGATTCACGTCCTGCCCGCGCTCCTCGCGGACGGCGAGTCAGCCTACCGCAGCGGCGACGAGTTCCTGACGGCGTTCGTCGCCGGCTACGAGGCGGCGGTCCGCGCCGCCGAGACGGTGGTCCCGCTCGCGGACGGTCTCCACCCGCACGGCGTGTGGGGCGGCGTCGGGACCGCCGCGGCCGTCGCCCGACTCCGCGGCCTCGACGCCGAGACGACGCTCGACGCGATGCGAATCGCGGCGAACTACGCCCAACACACCCGGTTCGAGGCGGCCACCGAGGGCGCGACCGTCAGAAACGGCTACGTCGGGATGAGCAACCTCTCGGGGCTGCTCGCGGTCGACCAAGCCGAATCGGGGTTCACCGGCCTCGACGACGGCGTGGCCCGACACCTCGAACCCGTCGCCGCGGACGGCCCCGACCGGAGCGCCCTCGCGGACGGCCTCGGCGAGCGCTGGGAAATCGAGCGCGGCTACTTCAAGGTCCACGCGGCCTGCCGCTACACCCACGCCGCCCTCGACGCCGCGGCGCTCCTCGTCGAGGAGACGGGCGTCGGCGCGGCCGACATCGACGCCGTCACCGTCGAGACGTACCCCGCCGCGGCGGCGCTGTCGGAGCCGGCACCACAGAACGCCTTGCAGGCGAAGTTCTCGGTTCCCTTCGCCGTCGCCTCGGCGCTGACGACCGGCGAGACCGGCAAGGAGGCGTTCACCGACGAGGCGCTGACGAAGACCGCGCTCGGGTTCGCCCGGCGCGTGGACGTGGTCGCCACCGAGGAGTTCGCGGCCCGCGCACCAGACGAGCGCGGCGCGCGCGTCACCGTCGAGACGGCCGATGGCGAGCGGTACGCCCGCGAGGTGCGCGCCGCCCGGGGCGGCGAACACGACCCCGTCACCGAATCGGAACTCCGAGCGAAGTTCGACCGACTCGTCGCGCCCGTCATCGGTGACGGCGGCGTCGACGGCCTCTGGACCGCGGCGACCGAGCCCGCCGCACCCCGCGTGCTCTGCGCCCTCACTCGGGCCTGAGCACCCCGACACTCACTGAGACCACTGAGACCACTGAAACCATGATTTCACACGAGCCAGTCAGAGACTGGGAACGACAACTGTACGGCTTTCTGACCGACGAATTCCCCGACGACGTGCGCGCGGACGGCGAGCGAATCGTCGCGGACGTACTCGCGGCGACCGTCGCGGGAGCGGCCGCGCCCCAACACGCGGGCGTCTTCCGCGACGCGAAACTGGCCGACGGCCCGGCGTCCGTCCTCGGGACCGACCGCCGGGTCGACCCGTCGCAGGCGGCGCTGTTGAACGCGACGGCGGCGATAACACAGGAGATAGAGGAGGGCCACAACCGCGGCGGCCACGTGGGCGCGAGCATCGTCGCGGGCGCGGTCGGCGTCGCCGAGGCCAACGACGTCGACGGCGAGACGTTCGTCGAGGCCTGCGTCCGCTCGTACGAACTCTGCGCGCGCTTCGAGTACGCCATCTTCGCCATGAAGGCGCGGATGAACGAGGCGATACCGTGGCTCGTCCGCGACCCGCACTCGACGTGGACGACGCTCGGCCCGGCGCTGACCGCCGCCGTCTGCGCGGGGCAGTCGCCCGACGAGGTGCGCGAGACGGTTCGCACCGCGCTGAACCTCGCGGTCGTCTCCATGCACGACCCCTTCGCGGAGGGCGCGCCGTCGCGGAACGTCACCGCCGGCTTCTCCGCGCAGGCCGGCGTGAGCGCCGCGACGCTGACCGCCGTCGGCCTCCGCGGGTCGCCCGCGGCGATGGAGGCCGTCTACGACCCGTTCGAGACGCTCCTCGCGGACGGCGAGTTCGCCGCGCTGTTCGACTCGCTCGGCGACGACTGGTGGCTCACCGAGGCCTACCAGAAGCCGTACCCGTCGTGTCGCTACACCCACACCCCGCTCGACGCGCTTCGGGACGCCGGCGCGGACGACCTCGCGCCCGACGACGTGGACCGAATCGACGTGTACACCTACCGAAACGGCGTCGATATGAGCCACGCGCGGCCCGAGACGCTCACCGCGGCGAAGTTCTCGACGCCGTACGTCCTCGCCCGCTGGGTCGCGGACGGGCGCGTCGAACTCGACGACTTCCTCGACGACGCGCTCGACGACGAGGCCGTACAGGCGCTCTCGGAGCGCGTCCACCTCCACGCCGACGAGGCGTTCGAGCGGGCCTTCCCCGACGACTGGGGCGCGCGCGTCGAAGTGACCGCCCGCGACGGGAGCCGCTACGTCGGCGAGCGCGAGTACCCCCGCGGCGACTCCCGCGACCCGCTGTCGGAGTCCGACCTCACCGCGCGCAACCGCGCGTTGCTCGCGTTCGGTCTCGGTGAGGACGCCGCGGATGCGGCGCTCGACGCGCTCTCGTCGGTCGGGGCGAACCCGGTCCGCGAGACCGTCGCCGCGCTGACGCGGCGATAAACCGAACACTCGTTCGTTCAGTCCGAACGAGACGGTAACAATTATTACCGCACTCGATTAGTGATAACTATGAACACGGACGGAAACGACGCGGCGGGAACAATCGGCGCTACGAAAACCTCGTTCGGCATCGTCGAACACATCAGAGACCACGACGCGAGCGGGGTGTCGGAGATTGCGAACGGCCTCGGCATCTCGAAGAGCACGGCTCACAACCACCTCAAGACGCTCGCGGAACTCGGGTACGTCGTCAGGCAGGGCGACGAGTACGCGCTGGGCCTGAAGTTCCTCGACCTCGGCGACCACGCCCGGACGCGACACGCGCTGTACCACGCCTCTATCGGCGAGATGGACGACCTCGTCGAGGCCGTCGGCGAGCGCGGACAGGTGATGGTCGAGGAGAACGGCCGCGGCGTCTACATCTATCAGGTGAAATCCGAGCAGGGCCTCCAGACCGACTCGCACATCGGGACGACCGTCGACCTCCACACCACGTCGGTCGGCAAGTCCTACCTCGCGTTCTGCGACGAGGAGCGTCGAAACGAGATACTCGACGGCGAACTGACGCGCCTGACGACGAAGACGATAGACGACCGCGACGCCCTCGAAGCCGAGTTGGCGACGATTCGCGAGCGCGGCTACGCCTTCAACGACGAAGAGCGCATCACCGGCATGCGGGCGGTCGGCGCGCCGATTCTCTCCGACGACGAAACCATCCTCGGCGCGATTAGCGTCTCCGGCCCGACCACCCGGATGAAAGGCGAGTGGTACCACACGGAGGTCCCGGAAATGGTGACGCAGGCCGCCCGCGTCATCGGCATCCGCGCGACGTACTCGTAATCGTCTCGCAGTGGCGAACGTCCGTTCGGCTGTGCTGTATTTCGTGCGATATTTGACGGTTGACGTGCTCGACATCCGGTGTCCGGAGACCGAGTCGACCGAGCGCGGAATCAAATTACACACATACGCTTGTAACGCACTTCCGAGAGAGCCGGCTCCGACATTCGTAATACGGGGCGACTATCTCGCGAGGCGGTGGCTTCGAGGCGAGTCACTTCCGGCAGACATATAAGAAAAACGAGTACAGCATAAACGTTGATAATTCTTCTCACCGCGGGCATCAAAAACGCGAGAAGAGCGGGCCAGTCAACCGTAGCAACACGACTGAGACCGACGGAAGAATCATGTTCGTTAACCTGAGATAATCGCCACAGACGACCTTCAAACGGCGTTATTGTGGCATTGAGTCCACGACAGCATCACTGGTTCATCCCCGTATATTAGACGCTGAACGTCCGTTCGATTCGCTTCGCCACGCGGCCAGTCATGGGTAGACGGATGAATAAGTGAATAAATATATATGCAGATATATCGGGGGAAATTGTTGTGTCCGGTTCGGCTCCGGCGACTGCCGAGAGTGGACGCCGCGGGGTCGAGAGCGCCGCCGCTCGAAGCGGTCGGCTGGGCGGGGACCGCGCGTGTCCCGGTCGCCGGCCGTGGAGCGAGTCAGTCGGCCATCGGGGCCTGCAACTCGCGTTCGGCCTCCTCGTCGACCTCGACGGGACCCTCGGCGAAGACGACGCCGTGTGCGCCCTCGCGCTCCTTCGCGCTCGCCGCGACGCGGACGAAGGAGGCCTTCTCGCGAGCGTCCGCGAGCGTGTGACCGCCGCAGTAGCTCACGCCGGAGCGAATCCCGCCGAGGAACTCCTCGACGAGCGGTTCGACCGGTCCCTTGTAGGGCGTGAGCGCCTCGACGCCCTCGCCGGCGTCCACGTCGCTCTGTTTGTCCTCGCGGTCGTCTGCGGCCTCCGTGGAGGCCATCCCGCGGGAGCGCTTGTACGTCTTGCCGTCGACCTCGACGACCCGGCCCGGTGCCTCGTCGGTCCCGGCGAAGAAACTGCCCATCATGACGGTGTCCGCGCCGGCCATGAGCGCCTTCGCGGCGTCGCCGGAGGTCCGAATCCCCCCGTCTGCCATGACGTGGATACCGAGGTCGTGCGCCCGCTCGGCGCACTCCGAGACGGCCGTGAGCTGCGGGTAGCCCGCGCCCGCGACCTCGCGGGTCGTGCAGTGCGACCCAGGCCCGACGCCGACTTTCACGCAGCCCGCGCCGGCCTCCCAGAGGTCCTCGACCGCCGCCGGCGTGACGACGTTGCCCGCGACGATTTCGGGGTCGAACTCGTCTCGAATCCGTTCGACGGCGTCGAGACACAGCTCCATGTGGCCGTGGGCGATGTCCATCACAATCGCGTCCGCGCCGGCGTCGAGGAGCGCCTCGGTCCGGTCGAGGTAGTCCTCGTTGATGCCGACCGCGCCCGCGACGGTCCCGCCCGCCTCGGCGACGCGGCGGACCTGTTCGGCCTGCTCGTCCACGTCGAGGAAGCGGTGGACGACGCCGAGGCCGCCGAGACCAGAGAGCGTCCCCGCGAGTTCAGCTTCGGTGACGGTGTCCATGGCCGCGCTGACGAGCGGCGTGTCGAGGCGCAAGTCGGGCGTCACGTTGGTCGAGAGGTCCACGTCGCTCCGGCTGTCGACCGGGGAGCGCTGCGGAACCAGCAATACGTCTCCGTAAGAGAGTCCTGTGCGAATCTCCATCGTAACCCTCCACAGCCGAAGGGTGCGAGGGTCATAACGCCGACGAACGCGGTTCGCGTCGCCGCGGAACGAAACTATTACACGCTGGCGTTCGTCCGTTTACTAACACACGGCGCCGCGTCTCGTGCGAATCTCCGACCCATCGTAACCCCAACACAGTCGCCGTTCGCGGGCCGTGTGGTTCGAACCGTCCGCGAGCGACCGCACCGCGCGAGAGCGAGCTACCGGACTCGAATCCGGCGCGGAGTTCGCAAGCGTTTTGGTAGGCTGATATTGACGGAT
This genomic stretch from Haloferax volcanii DS2 harbors:
- a CDS encoding branched-chain amino acid ABC transporter permease, which produces MGHLVTSVAPLPLQGGGLGRFIDPFAQFLTDITNLEPVLLQLIAFGLLLGGVYALTALGLTMIFGVMDVINFAHGIFLVVGMYSVWLVSETAGISPFLGIPIAAAVLFALGVVVHILTVEPIIEAPQQNQLIATLGVLFIIQSAIEIVFTPDPQQVELSLGSVQVGDVFIPLGQFYALVIALGTMLAVRAFLNRTDLGRKIRGTADNRDGARYVGINVRRINYLTFGIGAALAGVAGGSIALFQRFDPFTGETYLINAFVIVILGGLGSFPGAFVGGLIVGMIQVFGGYYLPGTTAQVLIFLLFIGTLLVKPEGLFGGAEA
- a CDS encoding branched-chain amino acid ABC transporter permease codes for the protein MSAIESVRDRYRTFDDQRYAPLVKGVGLFGLLAALPTIIEIDVAGMELAALLSLKVLILTVIYAYTAQAWNIMSGYTGQFSFGHAAFFGVGAYATQALVVDFAVNPWVGMLVGGVIAAGYGLVIGALSFRFNLQGHYFALATLAFAELLRFVVTNMSELRGANGYFKPFPRDYGAEYGLVAFQFQNDLPYYYLIVGFLLVVTLVSWVIKNSWVGLYFFAIREDERAAASVGVPSFRYKLIGVAVSAFFTALGGAYWSMYFNTIRPDTVFALFKNVELLLPAVVGGPGTLLGPIVGSFIVTPVSEIARTTFSDINGLDRIIYGAFLVAIVIYSPRGVVSWPSQARALWTRVRGDEEVSE
- a CDS encoding ABC transporter ATP-binding protein; the encoded protein is MSADETNAQSVDDPDADIDRDGERILSVEGVGKRFSGLQALDDVDMTVNRGEIIGLIGPNGAGKTTLFNCISGAFPPTSGTVRLDGEVISGLPAHKIARAGLARTFQITRPLEELTVVENAMVGAHIHTRRRSEAREIAMENLEFVGLADKAEEEAGELTVGAQKRLELARAVSTRPEILLLDEIMAGLTPSESNQMLDLFRQLRERGTSLLIIEHDMKAIMNISDYVKVLDQGKGIAFGAPETVVEDDRVIEAYIGGFDVDA
- a CDS encoding ABC transporter ATP-binding protein, yielding MLELRGVRAGYDDIEVLHGVDMHVDEGEIVALIGSNGAGKTTTMRTICGILSPSHGEITYRDEAIHSKASHEIVERGIVQVPENRDLFTNMTVIDNLLLGAQTEEAKAHREENLDEMLELFPRLAERKNQRAGTMSGGEQQMLTLARALMGEPDLLILDEPSIGLAPHLVQEVFDVIEDIHAQGMTVLMVEQNVQQTLKLADRGYVMENGRISMTADGDQLLEDEGVVEAYLGV
- a CDS encoding MmgE/PrpD family protein, which encodes MADEALASFVSDLDRADLPGSVANRASLVVADTIGAVLGGASDPAVAALARRWADENGGESTVMGTAGERTTAYRAAFVNAAAGSVLELDEGHRFAAGHPAIHVLPALLADGESAYRSGDEFLTAFVAGYEAAVRAAETVVPLADGLHPHGVWGGVGTAAAVARLRGLDAETTLDAMRIAANYAQHTRFEAATEGATVRNGYVGMSNLSGLLAVDQAESGFTGLDDGVARHLEPVAADGPDRSALADGLGERWEIERGYFKVHAACRYTHAALDAAALLVEETGVGAADIDAVTVETYPAAAALSEPAPQNALQAKFSVPFAVASALTTGETGKEAFTDEALTKTALGFARRVDVVATEEFAARAPDERGARVTVETADGERYAREVRAARGGEHDPVTESELRAKFDRLVAPVIGDGGVDGLWTAATEPAAPRVLCALTRA
- a CDS encoding MmgE/PrpD family protein, producing the protein MISHEPVRDWERQLYGFLTDEFPDDVRADGERIVADVLAATVAGAAAPQHAGVFRDAKLADGPASVLGTDRRVDPSQAALLNATAAITQEIEEGHNRGGHVGASIVAGAVGVAEANDVDGETFVEACVRSYELCARFEYAIFAMKARMNEAIPWLVRDPHSTWTTLGPALTAAVCAGQSPDEVRETVRTALNLAVVSMHDPFAEGAPSRNVTAGFSAQAGVSAATLTAVGLRGSPAAMEAVYDPFETLLADGEFAALFDSLGDDWWLTEAYQKPYPSCRYTHTPLDALRDAGADDLAPDDVDRIDVYTYRNGVDMSHARPETLTAAKFSTPYVLARWVADGRVELDDFLDDALDDEAVQALSERVHLHADEAFERAFPDDWGARVEVTARDGSRYVGEREYPRGDSRDPLSESDLTARNRALLAFGLGEDAADAALDALSSVGANPVRETVAALTRR
- a CDS encoding IclR family transcriptional regulator; this encodes MNTDGNDAAGTIGATKTSFGIVEHIRDHDASGVSEIANGLGISKSTAHNHLKTLAELGYVVRQGDEYALGLKFLDLGDHARTRHALYHASIGEMDDLVEAVGERGQVMVEENGRGVYIYQVKSEQGLQTDSHIGTTVDLHTTSVGKSYLAFCDEERRNEILDGELTRLTTKTIDDRDALEAELATIRERGYAFNDEERITGMRAVGAPILSDDETILGAISVSGPTTRMKGEWYHTEVPEMVTQAARVIGIRATYS
- a CDS encoding guanosine monophosphate reductase, with the translated sequence MEIRTGLSYGDVLLVPQRSPVDSRSDVDLSTNVTPDLRLDTPLVSAAMDTVTEAELAGTLSGLGGLGVVHRFLDVDEQAEQVRRVAEAGGTVAGAVGINEDYLDRTEALLDAGADAIVMDIAHGHMELCLDAVERIRDEFDPEIVAGNVVTPAAVEDLWEAGAGCVKVGVGPGSHCTTREVAGAGYPQLTAVSECAERAHDLGIHVMADGGIRTSGDAAKALMAGADTVMMGSFFAGTDEAPGRVVEVDGKTYKRSRGMASTEAADDREDKQSDVDAGEGVEALTPYKGPVEPLVEEFLGGIRSGVSYCGGHTLADAREKASFVRVAASAKEREGAHGVVFAEGPVEVDEEAERELQAPMAD